A window from Parambassis ranga chromosome 13, fParRan2.1, whole genome shotgun sequence encodes these proteins:
- the LOC114444675 gene encoding uncharacterized protein LOC114444675 — protein sequence MLVQVKYCEEKKYVKLNEVEGHFNFGQFSEKVIERFCLPPDVQLTFKDATGTEVDAEIFSDLLGQGNVVLTVFSNDEFSDCSRSSASDLSFSSSGSTIIMDEVPRKKLRIEDLRSMSAKQLIEDVLRSKSGGEEVLQEYQTTETLTDATRRQMVNILVAHMIDNHGHLPTKAVREDYAKGIVMLFPSLRDPYSNKGYEHFYDAASNTGYISWRLKTVQRKIRRGYAMSPNTSTDISPRGPNFQRTVNVERQLDGSACQEAISLLNHTTDKSLIFQKMRETFHYRQKLVNDPGRSDNILSTFPRFLDTKGLVDQDFTLLFDEETSARLLQKWDVFFKPNVIKEAKQLTSTPELRRLVQSAESPIGRDFDEATTYDQDMASLLLLLHLLPPSPGTQVSKNQCV from the exons ATGCTGGTGCAGGTCAAGTACtgcgaagaaaaaaaatatgtgaagcTGAATGAAGTTGAAGGACACTTCAACTTTGGACAATTCAGTGAAAAGG TCATTGAGAGATTTTGCCTTCCGCCTGATGTACAACTTACATTCAAGGATGCAACAGGGACAGAAGTTGATGCTGAAATTTTCAGTGACCTTCTTGGACAAGGCAATGTGGTGCTGACAGTTTTCTCAAATGATG AATTCTCTGATTGCTCCAGGTCTTCTGCATCTGACTTGAGCTTCAGTTCAAGTGGATCAACTATAATCATGGATGAGGTCCCTAGGAAGAAATTGAGAATTGAGGATTTACGTTCAATGTCCGCTAAGCAG TTGATTGAGGATGTGCTTAGAAGCAAGTCTGGTGGTGAAGAGGTACTGCAGGAGTACCAAACAACAGAAACCCTAACAGATGCCACAAGAAGACAAATGGTCAACATACTAGTGGCTCACATGATTGATAATCatgg GCACCTCCCCACTAAAGCAGTCAGAGAAGATTATGCCAAAGGGATAGTGATGCTGTTCCCCTCCCTCAGGGATCCATATTCCAACAAAGGCTAT GAACACTTCTATGATGCTGCAAGCAACACAGGATACATTTCTTGGCGTCTGAAAACAGTGCAAAGGAAGATTCGTCGAGGATATGCAATGTCACCAAATACCTCTACTGACATTTCTCCAAGAGGCCCAAATTTCCAAAGGACTGTTAATGTTGAAAGGCAACTTGATGGTAGTGCTTGTCAAGAAGCTATATCTTTGCTCAACCACACCACAGACAAGTCTCTGATTTTCCAGAAGATGAGAGAGACCTTTCATTACCGCCAGAAGCTTGTTAATGACCCAGGCAGAAGTGATAATATCCTCTCCACCTTCCCGAGATTCCTGGATACCAAAGGATTG GTGGATCAAGACTTCACACTCCTGTTTGATGAGGAGACGTCTGCTAGGCTGCTTCAGAAATGGGATGTGTTCTTCAAGCCAAATGTCATAAAAGAGGCTAAACAGCTGACTTCTACACCAGAGCTGCGTCGCTTGGTGCAGTCAGCAGAAAGTCCCATAGGACGTGATTTTGACGAGGCAACAA CTTATGACCAAGACATGGCCTCCCTGTTATTGCTGCTACATCTCTTGCCACCATCACCAGGGACCCAAGTCTCCAAAAATCAGTGCGTGTGA